The Desulfococcus multivorans DNA window ACCAATTTCGTTCTCAATTGGGGGCAGAAAGCCCGTTCGGAAGGACGCCGGATCATCAGCAACGCCCGCGCGGAAGGTCGCAGCGTCCTTCTCGAGCATGAAGCCAAGCATATGCTTCACCTCCACGGCGCGCCGGCGTTCCGTGATCGGTTGGCGACGACGGGTGCGGCGGCGATCGATTTTGCCCGGGAAGTGCGCGGACCCGTGGCGCTCAAGCTTGTTTCCCCGGATATTCTTCATAAAAGCGACGCCGGCGGGGTCAAACTCGGCCTCAAGACCGACGATGAGGTGGGGACCGCTTTCGCAGAAATCATTCAAAACGCCAGGAATTTCAATCCGGATGCGGACGTTCGGGGCGTGCTCGTATCACCCATGGCCCGAAGCGGGGTGGAGACCATCATCGGCACCAAAACCGACGACCAGTTCGGTCCCGTCATCATGTACGGACTCGGCGGGATTCTCGTGGAAATCCTGAAGGACGTTTCGTTTCGCGTGCTGCCCATTTCGCCCAACTCGGCGAAGAAAATGATCGAAGAGACCAAGTCGGCACCCATTCTGGACGGCGTCAGGGGCAGGGGGCCCTATGACAAGGCCGCACTCAGGTCCGTACTGCTGATGTGCTCGGAAATCATCGAATCCTATCCCGACATCCTGGAGATGGATTTGAATCCGGTGATCGTTCATGAGCGCGGTGTCAGCATCGTGGATGCCCGAATCATCCTCAAACCGGCGGGTGAAACATCGTACCCGGAACCGTCTTAGCCATGGAGGAGCGTACCTTATGATCGCCGAAATTCTGGCCACCGGAGAGGAGCTTCGCACCGGGGCACTGGTCGACACCAACTCCGCTTATCTCGCCCGCGAGCTGGAAGCCTTGGGCATAGACGTTTCCCGGCATCAGTGCGTTGGAGACGATTCCGCGACCATCGCCACCGTCCTCGAGGAGATCGGAGATCGTGCGGATCTGGCGTTGGTCACCGGCGGCCTCGGTCCCACCGAGGACGACCGGACGTGTGAAGCCGCCGCAAGGGCCGCCGGCGTGCCCCTGGAAATGAAGAACGACGTTCTGGACGGCATTCGACGGTATTTTGCGGAACGCCGGATACCGATGCCGCCGTCCAATGAGAAACAGGCTCTCATACCCATGGGCGCGGATCTTCTGGCAAACCCCGTGGGCACCGCGCCGGGGTTTGCCGTGATGATCGGCCGGTGCCGATGCTGTTTCATGCCCGGCGTGCCCTTCGAGATGAAGCGGATGTTCAGGGATCGGGTCCGGCCGATCATCGATGCAATGACAGACTCCTCCCTCGGGGTCCGCCTGAATCGAACCCTTTCGGTCTTCGGTCTCACCGAATCGGCAACCGATGAGCGCCTTAAAGGCCTGGAGCAGGCTTTTCCCGGCATCCGATTGGGGCTGCGGGCAGTATTTCCCGAGATCCAGATCAAGCTTTACGGGGACGGCAGCGATGCGGAAACGCTGGCGGGAAAAATGCAGGAAGCGACGGCATGGGCCGCGGCGCGGCTGGGGGATCGGGTTTTTTCCGTGACGGAGGAATCGATGGCCGCCGCCCTGGGACGTCTGCTTCGACAGGAACAGGCGAGCCTGGCGCTGGCGGAAAGCTGTACGGGAGGTCTTATCGCCAACAGCGTCACGGATGTCCCGGGCAGCTCGGATTATTTCCTTTTTTCAGCCGTGACCTACAGCAATGATGCAAAAATGAACATCCTGGGCGTATCGCCGGATACGCTGAGCCGTTTCGGCGCCGTCAGCACTGAAACAGCCAAAGAGATGGCGGCAGGCGTTCGTCGGATTACCGGCGCCACATACGGTCTTTCGGTCTCCGGCATCGCAGGCCCTTCCGGCGGGACTCCGGAAAAGCCTGTCGGCACCGTCTGCATCGGGCTGGCCGGACCCTTCGGAGCAACAGCCAGACGCCTGACACTCAGTTTCGCCACACGCGAAATGAACAAAGCCATGTTCGCCATGAAGGCGATGGATATGCTGCGGCGGAGCCTCATGGCGAAAAAAGCGGACGAACGCCTCTGAAGCGATAGGAAATGTCGGCTGCAATGCACCGGCAAATCGCTGCAGTCCCGACAAAAGAGACACGCCGGCGCATGAGGCTATCCGCGCCGGCGCTTTGGATTGCAGCATTGCTTCAGGAGGTTTTCCGAGGCGTGTCGGTTGCGGGAACGCTGACAGGAACCCCCTCGTAGGGTGTTCGTCGTCGACTTCTGGTGGTCTGAGCTTCCCGCATCTGGCGAAGGACCTCGATGGCTTCCTTCTGTCCCTGGTAGAGGCGGGACATATCGACGGCCATGCCGGCGATCTGGGCCAGGCCCTGGACGAAGTTGACGTCATCGAGGGTAAATTCCCAGGGTTCGGCGGTATAGACCCTGAGAGCCCCCAGCATTTTGCCGCCGACGGCGATAGGCACCGAAAGGATCGATTTGATGCCCTCCCTGACCGCAGCCTCCGGATACTGAAGTCTTGGATCGTCCTCCACATCGTAAATGGCGATCGGTCCGTCCTCCAGGGACTGGGCGATGGATGACATGGCGCTGATCGGCCCTTTGTTGAGGTATTCGTCGCTCAGCCCGAACGAGGCCGCAATTTCAAGTTCGTGGGTTTTGCGGTTGAAAAGAAACAGCGTGCATCCCTTGACGTTCAGGGCGGTTTTGATGCCCTCGACGGTCATGAGTACCACTTCCTCGGGATCCCTGGAATGAGAGATGGCTTTGGTAATCTTGACGAAGGACTCGTAATTGATGACTTTTCTGTTCATCCGACCCTCCTTTGTCCGGTGATGTTGCCGTTATTGGCGGTGGTCCAGTTCCGCGGTGCGGCTTTTGGGCTTCCGGCAAACGATCTTCGTTTCCGCCGGAAGCACTGAACACAGCACTTCAGTTTCACGGGCACCTCCTTCCTCCAAACCTGACAAATCCTCTGAATCGGCCTCCGGGATCCGAATGACGAAGGCCAATCCTTGTTATAAAAGGGCTTATAGCCCTTACGTCGGCAGGGTTGCGGTCGCGATGCAACAGTGAACAGGCCAAAAATCACGTGAGAAGGTCAAGAACAGTAAATGAACAGGGTCGATGGGATCGTTAGAATGCCGGTTGAGATATAAATCGTGAAAAGGCTGAAAGGATGTGTCTTTGGCGAATGGGCGCTCAGGCCCCTTCAGCCTTCACCAACCGCGAATCAATTATACATTATGAAATTATTTCACAAAAATCAAGTCGGAAAATTGGGCGCATCTCGTTCGGCAAGGATTGCAGCGGCGCAGATCGGCTGGATCTGCGTCTACCGGGGGTGCCTGGCCCGCCATTGACGGGGAGATACGTATCCGCGCCCCTGAATCCACATACCCCGTTTGTGTTTCCGGGCGCGCCGCTCTGCCGCGAGGTAAGGCCGCGCATCAAAGCCCTTCGGCAGCCGTCCTTTGTAAACCTCGGCATAGCCGGCCTCGACCATGGCGAGACCGATGTTCCGGCCTTCGGCAAACACCTCGGCAAGATGCCGGTTGTAGGCGTCCATGCCATAGCCTTTGACACGAAACGATCGATTCGATATCAGCCCTTTCAGATGATGCGCGGCCTTGTTGCCGTAAGGTTGCGACGGCGTTCCACGTTTACGGTTTTTTCGCTCCGGTGCATCGATTCCCACGATGCGGACGTGGATGGCGAGATTGTCGTCGGCGGCCATGAAACTGTCCCCATCAAAAGCACGTGTCATCCGAAAGCTTCGCGCCGACAGCCTCGCAGGAGATACCCTGCCGTTTTCACTGACGATGCTCCGCCCCGTTTCTTCAGGGTGGACGGCGTCGGCAAAGAGATCGCCGCTCTGCAACAAAACGAATGACACCAGCGCCAGTCGAACAATGGCGGAAAAGTTCCAATGCGTGCGCTCGGAGACGCCGGGTCCGCATCCACTCCGGGTCCGCACCATGCCGGCCTCAGCAATCACTGAAGGCGGGATGGGCCGTTTCGCTCCCCAAAAAAACCGTGAGCCGCTCGACATGACGGTTCTCCTCGTTGATGATCGTCTCGAGCATTCGCTTTGCTGCCGGATCCTCAATGAAAGGTGTGAGCATTTCATAAAAGAGAATGGTATCCTTTTCGAATTCGATAAACGTGCGAATCATGTCGTTCTGGTCAGCGATATTCGAAAAATCGACATCCTCGAGAGAAAAACCGCGATCTCCAAGTATTTCGTCAAGCATTTCCCGACTCAGTTCCCGGGAAAACGAATGATTTCCGCTATCCGGATGCTTTTGTTTGAGACGGGAAAAATATGTCGCATGGTGGGATTCCTCGTCGGCCATCCATGCCAGCAGAGCGGACAGCATCGGATCCGAAACCTTGTCCGCAGCCTCGCGATAGATCTTCTCGCCGTTTTTTTCGAATTGAACGGCCATGTCCAGTATCTCGTTTATCAGAAACATACGCTCCTCCGATATCCTTGGTGCCGAAATTCAAAGCCGGCGATCCCGAGCGCCGCCCAACCGATAAAACCGCGCTGTGCTGTGACCCAATACCACATCAAAGCCTGTGAGGTCCATTTCGAAATCAGATGATGCCCGGATTACCGATTTGTCGTGAAACCGCCGGCATCAAGATCTCATTTTGACGATTGAGACCGTATAATTGACAGTTTCAATTATTTACGTTATTCACTCAACTTTCGACTTTCACAGGCCGATGCCGGCCGGAAATTCGGGAAGCGTTTTGCTCCACTCATTCAACTTCCGCCGCGAGGGTGCAACGGAATGGATTCGAGTCAAATTCGGATTACCTCGGGGGTGAGCGAGCTCGACCGCTTGCTTGGAGGACTTTTTATCGGCGACAACGTCGTCTGGTACGATGACGCCGGAAGTTTGGCGGGAACCTTCTGCATCAACTTCATACAGGCCTCCCAGGCTGAAAACAAGTTTGTCATATATGTCAGCTTTGACCGATCCCCTAACAACCTGCTGGAAAAACTCGGCGACCTCGCTGAAAACCCACGCCTCACCATCGTGGACTGCTTCACCTGCGGCAAAGGCGAAGGCTCCGATATTTTCAATCGGTTCTATAAAAAAGATCGCCATCGACGACAGTCCTGCAACATCGTAAAGATCAACGAACCTCAGGCTTTCCGACAGGTGATGGCGGCCCTCCAAAATATCCACAAGCCGCTTCAGGGAGACGTTCGGTTCGTTTTCGAAAGTCTTACGGGCATGCAGGATCTGTGGGGCGGGGAGGAGGCGGTTCTCAAATTCTATACCCATTCCTGCCCGCAGTTG harbors:
- a CDS encoding GAF domain-containing protein encodes the protein MNRKVINYESFVKITKAISHSRDPEEVVLMTVEGIKTALNVKGCTLFLFNRKTHELEIAASFGLSDEYLNKGPISAMSSIAQSLEDGPIAIYDVEDDPRLQYPEAAVREGIKSILSVPIAVGGKMLGALRVYTAEPWEFTLDDVNFVQGLAQIAGMAVDMSRLYQGQKEAIEVLRQMREAQTTRSRRRTPYEGVPVSVPATDTPRKTS
- a CDS encoding ferritin-like domain-containing protein — encoded protein: MFLINEILDMAVQFEKNGEKIYREAADKVSDPMLSALLAWMADEESHHATYFSRLKQKHPDSGNHSFSRELSREMLDEILGDRGFSLEDVDFSNIADQNDMIRTFIEFEKDTILFYEMLTPFIEDPAAKRMLETIINEENRHVERLTVFLGSETAHPAFSDC
- a CDS encoding competence/damage-inducible protein A; translation: MIAEILATGEELRTGALVDTNSAYLARELEALGIDVSRHQCVGDDSATIATVLEEIGDRADLALVTGGLGPTEDDRTCEAAARAAGVPLEMKNDVLDGIRRYFAERRIPMPPSNEKQALIPMGADLLANPVGTAPGFAVMIGRCRCCFMPGVPFEMKRMFRDRVRPIIDAMTDSSLGVRLNRTLSVFGLTESATDERLKGLEQAFPGIRLGLRAVFPEIQIKLYGDGSDAETLAGKMQEATAWAAARLGDRVFSVTEESMAAALGRLLRQEQASLALAESCTGGLIANSVTDVPGSSDYFLFSAVTYSNDAKMNILGVSPDTLSRFGAVSTETAKEMAAGVRRITGATYGLSVSGIAGPSGGTPEKPVGTVCIGLAGPFGATARRLTLSFATREMNKAMFAMKAMDMLRRSLMAKKADERL
- a CDS encoding thermonuclease family protein encodes the protein MVRTRSGCGPGVSERTHWNFSAIVRLALVSFVLLQSGDLFADAVHPEETGRSIVSENGRVSPARLSARSFRMTRAFDGDSFMAADDNLAIHVRIVGIDAPERKNRKRGTPSQPYGNKAAHHLKGLISNRSFRVKGYGMDAYNRHLAEVFAEGRNIGLAMVEAGYAEVYKGRLPKGFDARPYLAAERRARKHKRGMWIQGRGYVSPRQWRARHPR